CGGACTGCGCAGCCGATCTTCAGCAGGAAGCGACTGCGGTTCTTATTCCGCAGCCAGTACGGCCTCTGTTTTCAAGTGTGGAAGTGACACCAGCACGCTTTGGTTCTGTCCCAAAGGCCTTCATCGAATGTACGGGCGATCAGGCGATCCCCATTGCTCTGCAACGCAAGATGCAGCGTTTCTCAAAGTTTGATCAGGTAAAGACCCTTGAGGCCGCACACTCCCCGTTCCTCTCAATGCCGGAGAAAACAGCAGATGTTCTGGAAGAACTGGCGAATGTGTGACTCTACTCAGCGGCTTTTTTTGTCGGTGCCGGGGCTTCCTCGGCTTTTATGTCTTCCCATTGCGGCATACCAACAATGTTGAAGCCTGAGTCCACATGATGGACTTCGCCGGTCACCCGTTTGGAGAGGTCTGACAGCAAATAGAGGGCTGAGCCGCCCACATCGTCGAGTTCAACGGTTTCTTTAAGCGGTGAGTGGGATTTGTTCCACTTGAACACATAGCGCGCAGATCCGATCGCAGAGCCTGCCAGTGTCCGCATGGGACCGGCAGAAAGGGCGTTCACACGAATGCCTTTGCGGCCAAGATCGACGGAGAGATAGCGCACGCTGGCTTCCAGCGCCGCTTTTGCTACACCCATGACATTGTAGTTCGGCATCACCCGCTCAGCGCCTGCATAGGTGAGCGTGATCATCGACCCGCCGTTGGGCATCATTTCAGAAGCGCGCCGGGCAATGTCGGTGAAGGAGTAGCAGGAGATTTCCATGGTCTGACGGAAATTGTCCCGCGTCGTATCGACATACTGGCCTTTTAGCTCGCTCTTGTCGGAGTAAGCAACGGCGTGAACGATGAAGTCAATCTCGCCCCATTTTTCTTTGAGCGCATCAAACAGCGTATCAAGGCTTGCTTCATCCATGACGTCGCAGGGCAAGAGCAGGTCTGAACCAAGCGACTCAGCCAACGGTTTCACCCGGCGTCCAAACGCTTCCCCCTGATAGGTAAAGGCGAGTTCTGCGCCATGGGCAGCAGCTGCTTTAGCAATGCCCCAGGCAATGGAATGGTCGTTTGCGACGCCCATAATGAGGCCTTTTCGGCCCGCAAGCAGGTCGCCCGACTGAAATGCACTTCCGCGTGTCATCTCTGATGCCACTCCTCAAATATTCTGTTGCGGCCCCCAATGAAGAACGGGTGTGCCGAAATGAGACGTTCTGGTCACTCAACTACTAGGGGGAGCAAGCTCTGTGCCCCCTTAACGATTGGGGCTTCAGATCGTATTACCTACCACTGCCGACTAACCGTTATACCGTTGGAAAACCAGAGATCCGTTGGTTCCGCCAAATCCAAAACTGTTAGACAGGATTGTGTTCAGCTCCACATTATCAATCCGTCCTCGGACAATGTTTGCGTGAGCCACTTGCGGATCGATTTCCTTGATGTTGGCAGATTCTGCAATAAAGCCGCTTTCCATCATCAAGAGAGAATAGATAGCTTCATGCACGCCAGCAGCCCCCTGCGCGTGTCCGCTCAGAGACTTGGTCGCACTGATGGGCGGCATGTCATCGCCAAACACTTCAGTGATCGCCGTGATCTCTGGAATATCCCCCACTGGCGTCGATGTGGCATGGGGGTTGATGTAGTCGATCTTTTCGCCAACGCCTTCAAGCGCGAGCTTCATCGCGCGAATGGCGCCTTCACCTGAGGGCGCC
The DNA window shown above is from Parvibaculaceae bacterium PLY_AMNH_Bact1 and carries:
- the fabI gene encoding enoyl-ACP reductase FabI (Derived by automated computational analysis using gene prediction method: Protein Homology.) is translated as MTRGSAFQSGDLLAGRKGLIMGVANDHSIAWGIAKAAAAHGAELAFTYQGEAFGRRVKPLAESLGSDLLLPCDVMDEASLDTLFDALKEKWGEIDFIVHAVAYSDKSELKGQYVDTTRDNFRQTMEISCYSFTDIARRASEMMPNGGSMITLTYAGAERVMPNYNVMGVAKAALEASVRYLSVDLGRKGIRVNALSAGPMRTLAGSAIGSARYVFKWNKSHSPLKETVELDDVGGSALYLLSDLSKRVTGEVHHVDSGFNIVGMPQWEDIKAEEAPAPTKKAAE